tcctcctcctcctcctcctcctcctcttcctcctcctcctcctcctcttcttcctcctcctcctctccaatcgTCTCTAACTTGTCATTATCCtcagacttctcctcctcctcctttctctaacttctttccctcctcctcctcctcctcctcctcttcttcttcttttatcttcttttactcttacttttcttcttttcttgtctatctttttttatcttttgttatttgtcttatcttttatttctctctctctctctctctctctcatcaacatcCAGTACGCATCTCTTGTATTGAGGACGTTACTtaatcttgctcctcctcctcctcctcctcctccttctcctcctcctcctcctcctattattattattctcttttagtttctcattcattcattctctctttcgttttttctctttatctttctttttctcttctttctttcttcttcctcctcctcttcctcttcctcttcttattttagtttttctttcttttcgttatcttctctcagttttcttttttctttccattctctctctcttttctcttgtcctctcttccctttatcttcctcctccttttcctcttcctcctcctcctcctcctcctcttcctcttctcattttagtttttctttctccctttttcgttATCtctttcattcagttttcttcctttctatcttccattctctctctcttttctcttgtcctctcttccctttatcttcctcctcctcttcctcttcctcctcctcctcctcctcttcctcctctttcgggTCAGTGCCCATGATGAATGATGCGTTCAAAGGTTACGTAACTCAATGACGCAAtgctgtagtctctctctctctctctctctctctctctctctctctctctctctctctctggtaaaatGTGTCAATGAACTGAAGATGGGATaaaaatagtaacagtagtagtagtagtagtagtagtagtagtagtagtagtagtagtagtagtagtagtagttcattgACCTCTTGAAACCATCACCACTGCAACAACTAATCCCttgaggtcagtgtgtgtgtgtgtgtgtgtgtgtgtgtgttatgtactAGTAGTGGGCTCCGTTGGGTCATGTCCGCTTATTGGGATGATAAatttagtagtagcagcagtagtagtagtaggggtagtagtagtagtagtagtagtagtggtagtagtggtagtggtggtcggggtggtagtagtggtcggggtagtagtagtggtcggggtggtagtagtggtcggggtggtagtagtggtcggggtggtagtagtggtcggggtggtagtagtggtcggggtggtagtagtggtcggggtggtagtagtggtcggggtggtagtagtggtcggggtagtagtagtggtcggggtggtagtagtggtcagaattagtagtagtggtcagggtggtagtagtggtcagaattggtagtagtagtggtcagaattagtagtagtggtcaggggtagtagtagtggtcaggggtggtagtagtggtcagggtggtagtagtggtcaggtggtagtagtggtcagAATTGGTAGTAGTGGTcagggtggtagtagtggtcagggtggtagtagtggtcagGGTAGGTAGTAGTGGTcagggtggtagtagtggtcagggtggtagtagtggtcagggtggtagtagtggtcagTAGTGAATCCAAAGTAGTGGTCAGGGTAGTGGTCAGAAAGTAGTGGTcagggtggtagtagtggtcagggtggtagtagtggtccaaaggtagtagtagtggtcggggtagtggtagtagtggtcggggtagtggtagtagtggtcggggtggtggtagtggtcggggtggtagtagtggtcggggtggtagtagtggtcggggtggtagtagtggtcggggtggtagtagtggtcggggtagtagtagtggtcggggtggtagtagtggtcggggtggtagtagtggtcggggtggtagtagtggtcggggtagtagtagtggtcggggtggtagtagtggtcgggGTGGTAGCAGTGGTCggggttgtggtagtagtggtcggggtggtagtagtagtggtcggggtagtggtagtagtggtcggggtggtggtagtagtggtcggggttgtggtagtagtggtcggggtagtggtagtagtggtcggggtggtagtagtggtcgggGTTGTGGTAGCAGTGGTCggggttgtggtagtagtggtcggggtggtagtagcagtagtaggagtagcagtagtagaatcagtctcagtagtagtagtagtagtagtagcaccagtagtagtagtagtagtagtggtagcgtaGCCCTTCCCTATGACCACCGGGATCAACCATACAACACCGTACGGTCGAGTCAGGGATAATGGTAGCGGGTGTAGCGAGCCTATGACCGGCCACTGGTTCTGGTTCTGGTTCTGCGTCTGGTTCACTTGTATGGTCACACTTCGAAACCCttgacctcttcttcctcctcctcctcctcctcctcctcttcttccttttccttcactaatAATAtgatgtctttcttcttcctccttcttttccttaatacTTATATCATCACTAtatctatcattctcttcctcttcttcttcttcttcttctccttcttcttccttcaggtTTCTCGTAGGTGGTACAGGTATTAATCGTGTCCCATCCTTGACCTCTTCcacctcacctgtccttcccATACCTGTAATTAAGAGgtcattagtatcattattattattattattattattattattattattattattattattatcattattatgtatTAGAAAATGGACTAGAATActccaataacaacaacaacaatagcaacaacaacaacatcaataattcccgtgtgagtgtatgtgtgtgtgtgtgtgtgtgtgtgtgtgtacgccccaCATCCGGTCAGCCGTGTCCTTACACAtattagtcacacacacacacacacacacacacacactcacactcacacacacacacacacacacacacacacacacacacacacctgtccattcTTCTTACCTGGGAAAGTGTGTGCGTTTTTATCAAGTTGGTGTACACAGCGACCTTTgataatacacatacacacatacacacatacatacatacatacatacatacataaaggtTAGAAATGGTagattaagatagatagatagatagacagacagaaagatggataaatacatacatacatacatacatatacataatttAGCATGcaaataatatgaaaaagaaaagataaaagaaaaaacggaatgaaaacaaaataaaacgagaaaaatgataatgattTCTTCTATTAATTAAAATAGACAAAAAACACAATATGATGATACAAAAACTagaagtaatgataataataatacaatgacATTACATAACTATACGTATAAATGGGAGTCTTAAATAtacattatacatacatacagtgaaacagatgatacacacacacacacacacacacacacacacacacacacacacacacacacaaaagccatCACAGTTAAagcaaatatatacacaatagtagtagtagtagtagtagtagtagtagtagtagtagtagttgtagaggtATTTAGAACATTAATTAAaaggatacattttttttttcgcgttCGTGTTGAccggaaaaaaaatgtttgatgtgaaatttaattaagaaaaagcaaaaaagagaaaaaaacacgtgACAGGTTGATGAGTGCCAGGTAACTTATTTCCAtgttattaaagagagagagagagagagagagagagagagagagagagagagagagagagagagagagagagagagagagagagagagataatgcccCGAGTTTTAATTAACACTAGAACttataataacaaaaaacaacaaaaataacactaaaaacTTCATCACAGCATTTCCCTCCGCGCCGAACGCCCCCAAAAACTAGTTCCAAAATAACTGAATCTTGTATTACTCCGCGTTCGTAAAGGTCCGGATTCTCGTCTCCCATTGGCTGGCTCGCGCGTGACGTCATTACCTCTCCTCTCAGCGCCGCTCGTGATTGGTCGGTTCAGGTCACGTGACTGTCCATCGGCGCTGTGTGGGTTGATGGGAATGAGCGggcgtttggtggtggtggtggtggtggttcggcgtgttgttgttgttgcttttgttgttgttgtggtggtagtggtggtggtagtggtggtcggtgtagtggtagtggtggtgggtgtggtactggtggtggtcggtgtagtggtggtggtcggtgtagtggtagtggtggtggtgggtgtagtggtggtggtcgacgtagtagtggtggtcggtgtagtggtggtggttggttccATGGTGGTGGTCGGTTCAGTGGTAGTGGTCGGTTCAGTGGTAGTGGTCGGTTCCATGGTGGTGGTCGGTTCAGTGGTAGTGGTTGGTTCCATGGTGGTGGTCGTTTCAGTGGTAGTGGTTGGTTCAGTGGTAGTGGTTGGTTCAGTGGTAGTGGTtggtttagtggtggtggttggttccATGGTGGTGGTCGTTTCAGTGGTAGTGGTTGGTTCAGTGGTAGTGGTTGGTTCCATGGTGGTGGTCGGTTCAGTGGTAGTGGTTGGttcagtggtagtggtgggttcCATGGTGGTGGTCGGTTCAGTGGTAGTGGTCGCTTCAGTGGTAGTGGTTGGTTCCATGGTGGTGGTCGGttcagtggtagtggtgggttccatggtggtggttggttcaTTGGTAGTGGTTGGTTCCATGGTGGTGGTCGGTTCAGTGGTAGTGGTTGGttcagtggtagtggtgggttcCATGGTGGTGGTCGGTTCAGTGGTAGTGGTTGgttccatggtggtggtggtctccatGGTAATGGTCGGCTCCGTGTTAGTGGTCGGTTCCGTGGTAGTGGTCGGTTCCATGGTAGTGGTCGGTTCCATGGTAGTGGTCGGTTCCATGGTAGTGGTCGGTTCCGTGGTAGTGGTTGGTTCCATGGTGGTGGTCTCCATGGTAGTGGTCGGTTCCGTGGTGGTGGTCTTCATGGTAGTGGTCGGTTCCGTGGTAGTGGTCGGTTCCATGGTGGTGGTCTCCATGGTAGTGGTCGGTTCCGTGGTAGTGGTCGGTTCCATGGTGGTGGTCAGTTCCATGGTGGTGGTCGGTTCCATGGTAGTGGTCGGTTCCGTGGTAGTGGTCGGTTCCATGGTGGTGGTCGGTTCCATGGTGGTGGTCTTCATGGTAGTGGTCGGTTCCGTGGTAGTGGTCGGTTCCATGGTAGTGGTCGGTTCCGTGGTAGTGGTTGGTTCCATGGTGGTGGTTTCCATGGTAGTGGTTGGTTCCAAGGTGGTGGTTTCCATGGTAGTGATCGACTCTATTGTGGTGGTCTCCATGGTAGTGGTCGGTTCCATGGTAATGGTTGGTTCCATGGTGGTGGTCGGTTTCATGGTGGTGGTCTGCATGGAAGTGGTCGGTTCCATGGTGGATGTTGTTTCCGTGGTTGTGGTCAgttccatggtggtggtggtcggttccatggtggtagtggttggttccatggtggtagtagttggttccatggtggtagtggtcggttCCATGGTGGTAGTGGCCGGTtccatggtggtagtggtcggttCCATGGTGGTAGTGGCCGGTtccatggtggtagtggtcggttccatggtggtggtggtcggttccatggtggtagtggtcggttCCATGGTGGTAGTTGTCGGTtccatggtggtagtggtcggttccatggtggtagtggtcggttccatggtggtagtggtcggttCCATGGTGGTAGTTGTCGGTtccatggtggtagtggtcggttccatggtggtggtggtcggttccatggtggtagtggtcggttccatggtggtggtggtttgcagTCCATCGTGGTAGTGGTCGGTTCCATATTGGTGGTGGTCGGTTCCATAGTGGTAGTGCCCGgttccatggtggtggtggtcggttccatggtggtagtggtcggttccatggtggtagtggtcggttccatggtggtggtggtcggttccATGGTGGTAGTTGTTGGTTCCATGGTAGTAGAGGTCGGTtccatggtggtagtggtcggttccatggtggtggtggtcggttccATGGTGGTAGTAGCCGGTTccacggtggtggtggtcggttccatggtggtagtggtcggttccatggtggtggtggtcggttccatggtggtagtggtcggttccatggtggtggtggtcggttccATGGTGGTAGTTGTCGGTtccatggtggtagtggtcggttccatggtggtagtggtcggttCCATGGTGATAGTTGTCGGTtccaaggtggtggtggtcggttccatggtggtagtggtcggttccatggtggtagtggtcggttccatggtggtagtggtcggttccatggtggtagtggtcggttccatggtggtagtggttggttcCATGGTAATAGTGGTCGGTTCCATCGTGGTAGTGGTCGGTTCCATAGTAGTGGTGGTCGGTTCCATGGTGGTAGCGGTCGGTtccatggtggtggttgtcggttccatggtggtagtggtcggttccatggtggtggtggtcggttccATGGTGGTAGTTGTCGGTtccatggtggtagtggtcggttccatggtggtagtggtcggttCCATGGTGGTAGTTGTCGgttccatggtggtggtggtcggttccatggtggtagtggtcggttccatggtggtggtggtcggttccatggtggtagtggtcggttccatggtggtagtggtcggttccatggtggtggtggtcggttccATGGTAGTAGTGGTTGGTTCCATGGTAGTAGTGGTCGGTtccatggtggtagtggtcggttCTATGGTGGTAGTAGCCGgttccatggtggtggtggtcggttccatggtggtggtggtcggttccATGGTGATAGTGGTCGGTtccatggtggtagtggtcggttccatggtggtagtggtcggttccatggtggtggttgtcgGTTCCATTGTGGTAGTGGTCGGttccatggtggtggttgttggttccattgtggtagtggttggttccatggtggtggttgtcgGTTCCATGGTATTGGTTGTCGGttccatggtggtggtgatcggttccatggtggtagtggtaggttccatggtggtagtggtcggctccacggtggtggtggtcggttccGTGGCGGTAGTGGTCGGTTTCATGGTAGTTACTCGTTCCATGGTCGTTGCTGGGTCCAAGGTTGTCGATTCTATGGTGGTTGGGGTAgttgttgcagtagtagttgtggtaggtgaagtagtcgtaatagtagtagaagatgatgtagtagtagcagcagtggagGTAGAAGTGGAAGTTGAAGTGGGCAAAGTAGTTGTAGTGGAAGTGGTAGAGGAGGTAGTACTGGGTGGAGgtgtagtagtggtcgtagtagtagtagtagtggatgatgatgaagacgtggtagtagcagtagaagtggtAGAGACAACAGTAGTAGCGGAAGCGGTGGTAGCAATCGTGGTAGGCATGGTCGAAGTGctatcagtggtggtggtggtaggggctgtagtggtggtcgtagtggtcgtACTGGTCGTGGTGGTCTGTTGCGGAATGGCCACCAGCAGACCCGGAACAAGACCCGTGGCGGAGGCTGGGGCGTCTGGGTCTGGGATAAAGATGTGTGTCGGGGCGCTGGTAGACCCGAACTCATCCGGCGGGCTCGGGTACACCAAGACCGGATGCCGACCGTCTGGACCAACCGACTCCAAGATGACCAAATacggttctccttttccttccgccGATGTATTGTTTGGATTACTGGAGATTATGTTAactggttctcctcctccccctgcttccACTCCTCCAGGTATTACAAGGTACGGATGGTCTCCTCCATCGGTACTAGAGCCACTACCACTTGTCTCTGTTGAGGGTCCTTGTGTTGCGTTTCCTCCGGTTCCAATAGGTTTTGGCACGACCAGGAAGGATGAACCGGAGCCACTGGGATCAGGCACTATTGTGAACGGGTAATCCCCGGGGTTCGGGTAGTCTGGGTGTGGTTCTACGGTAAAAGTGAACCCTCCTTTTCCATCCGGTGTTGGTATCACTTGAAATGGGTAGTTCTCGTCACCTCCTGCAAGAGAACCGTAAAGGCCAGTCGATACAGTGAAGGGAAATCCACTAGAACCATCTCCGTTAGCTGTGACCACAAAGGGAGAACCAGAAAGACAAATCCCAGCACGCAGGGCACTTTGAACCACCTTGAAGGAATACACGCCAGAACCTTCATCAGAACTCTCAGGATTCGGGACCACGGTGAAGGGCGAAGTACAACATGATGTTTCTGAACCGGTACTGGTGGTGTTACCTGCAGAACCAGTGGGCCTTCCGTACAGGTTCAAAGGCCTAAAGAACTGAAAGGGAAACCATGGCAGGGGACTCACACTGGTTGGTCTAAGAGAACTCAAGCCTAGAAAGGAACTAAAAAGACCAGGAAAATAGCCTTGTGATGCCGGTGACGGACTTGCGTGGGGGACCAGGAGCAAAGGTACCAGTCCTTGATTCTGGTTTTGGTTCTGTGTCTGACTAACGCTGATGACGACTTGTCCCGGCGTCTCACGTTGGCTTGTTTGGTCGCCCTGTGTTCCCTGAGTACCTGTAGAGTCCTGAGACTGTGCGGCGGTGACTGCAGATCCTTCACTCTCATTCCCAGTAGCAGGATCTTCCCGGGTTACGATTCTGTACTGGGGACGATGATTGTCCTCTGTGCCGTCTGTGGGTGATGTGGACAAGTTCTCCGTGTTGTCTTCAAGTAGATATGCTTGCAGACGCTTTAGGAGGGACGGGAAGTGCAGTTTTTTTGTCCCTGTGTTTGCTAGAGCGGCGTGCcaaagagtggagagaaatgaGTCTGCTTGCGTCTCCAATTCGATCTCTTGTGACTCCAGAGGCTCTTCGGTGGTCCTGCTTAGTGGAGGTACCATAGTATAGGGTCTTGTAGCCCCTACTGCTTCACTGTTACTCCCCGCTGCATGAAGACCACTGATTCCTGGACCACGAACATCACCTAAAAGGTCTGTGTTGTCTTCAGGAGGCGTAGAATCACTGGTCACCGCATGGACGGTTTTatgcaggagggagagaaggggaccaGCAACGGAGCCTCCTGAGGACCAAACAGGGACTCCTTGATTGAAGTTTACTTGAACGCCTGAATCTAAATGTACCGGAGATggcttggtggtagtggtggcggtgatggttgcAGCAGTGGTCGTAGGAATGGTTGTAGCTGGAGAGGTGACGGAGGTGAAAGGAATgacagcaggaggaggtggacgtgTGAGTGAATGAAGTCTTTCCATCAGCAAGTTGTGAAGTTTCTGAAGGGCGGTTTGGATGCCGAAATCCGGGACACCATTGAAGAAGATGATAGTTCCATTCTTGTAGGCAAACGGACCGGCGGTGACGATGGGAAAAGTGCTATGTCCCTTTTCCCTAAAGAGGAGAAGGGCGGGCTGCATACGGTGGGGTAGGCTGCTGTGATATGAGTCTTGCGAACTCCTAGATAGAGATTCACTAGGCTGGGACTCATACCAAGGAGCCAAACGGAGCAATGATGAGTGGGAGACCGTGGGTAAGGTAGCATGAGGTGATTGGTTGCTGGCATATGAGTCTTGCGAACTACTAGAGAGAGATTCAATAGGCAGGGACTCATGCAAAGAGGTCACATGGGGCATTGGCGAGTAGGGGAACTTGGGTAAGGTAACAGGAGATGGCGGAGAGGAGGAATCAACCCCACGATAAGGTCTTTGGATTGGAGATGAGTTAGAAGGTAAAGAATCATAAGACAAGAGGTTTTGAGCATTTAGAAGATCATGGAACTttgacaggagggaaaggtgtgtgttAGGAGGCCTTAGTGTGTCTCTGAGTGCTAATAAAGAGTCAGGTAAAGAAGGAGGTCGGTCTAGGTAAGGTAGAAAAACATCCACCAATCTGTCAAGGTCATGTCGGGTGTTGCTTGGTCGAATAGGGTCAAAAGTCACGTCCTGGTCCAAGTGTTGCCCAGAGcctgaggagaaggaggttgcTTGTCCAGTGGTTTGAGGAGTCGGTTTGGGTTCTGGTGCACCCCGGTTCGAGTCCCGTGAAGTCGTATTTTGGTCGTTAGTCGTTGTCTGTCTTGTTTGTATGTCTCCTGTTCCTTTACCTTcattggaaagagaaaaaataatgataataacgataataataatgagagagagagagagagagagagagagagagagagagagagagagagagagagagagagagagagagagagagagagagagagagagagagagagaggagagttttGTTCGGtggtaaaaataaaagtaaggcgtgtcattatgtgtgtgtgtgtgtgtgtgtgtgtgtgtgtgtgtgtgtgtgtcaagcaacCGCACATCTGTCTCACTTCCCCACCcttacacacatacgcacacacgcacacacacatacggaaaTATGAGATGTGACCCAATGACACGAatgcggaacacacacacacacacacacacacacacacacacacacacacacacacacacacacacaccaaaaaataatcaatacaaaaagaaaaatgagaaaagaaaat
This window of the Eriocheir sinensis breed Jianghai 21 chromosome 50, ASM2467909v1, whole genome shotgun sequence genome carries:
- the LOC126982023 gene encoding integumentary mucin C.1-like; its protein translation is MDRGGGGGGGRRGQGFRSVTIQVNQTQNQNQNQWPVIGSLHPLPLSLTRPYGVVWLIPVVIGKGYATTTTTTTTGATTTTTTTETDSTTATPTTATTTPTTTTTTPTTATTTPTTTTTPTTTTTTPTTTTTTPTTTTTTPTTTTTTPTTTTTTPTTTTTTPTTATTPTTTTTPTTTTTPTTTTTPTTTTTPTTTTTPTTTTTPTTTTTPTTTTTPTTTTTPTTTTTPTTTTTPTTTTTTPTTTTTTPTTTTTTTTTPTTTTTPTTTTTPTTTTTPTTTTTPTTTTTPTTTTTPTTTTTPTTTTTPTTTTTPTTTTTTTTTTTTTTTTPTTTTAATTKFIIPISGHDPTEPTTST
- the LOC126982024 gene encoding mucin-2-like, encoding MEPTTTTMELTTTTETTSTMEPTTSMQTTTMKPTTTMEPTITMEPTTTMETTTIESITTMETTTLEPTTTMETTTMEPTTTTEPTTTMEPTTTTEPTTTMKTTTMEPTTTMEPTTTTEPTTTMEPTTTMELTTTMEPTTTTEPTTTMETTTMEPTTTTEPTTTMKTTTTEPTTTMETTTMEPTTTTEPTTTMEPTTTMEPTTTMEPTTTTEPTTNTEPTITMETTTTMEPTTTTEPTTTMEPTTTTEPTTTTEPTTTMEPTTTNEPTTTMEPTTTTEPTTTMEPTTTTEATTTTEPTTTMEPTTTTEPTTTTEPTTTMEPTTTTEPTTTTETTTTMEPTTTTKPTTTTEPTTTTEPTTTTETTTTMEPTTTTEPTTTMEPTTTTEPTTTTEPTTTMEPTTTTTPTTTTTSTTTTTPTTTTTTTPTTTTTPTTTSTTPTTTTTTPTTTTTTTTTTTTTKATTTTRRTTTTTTTKRPLIPINPHSADGQSRDLNRPITSGAERRGNDVTREPANGRRESGPLRTRSNTRFSYFGTSFWGRSARREML